A region of the Bacillus sp. NP247 genome:
TCCCAGTCGCATCTGAGATATGTAGCGGCAACTGCTCTATTGTTACATTTCGATTGTGACCATTACGCAGTAAAATTGTTGTATGTAAGCCATTGTTTTCTGCTAGACGAGCTTGTAATCCTAAGAAATTAAGCTCATTTTCTTTAGGTGGTGTAAGGCCTGCAATAAGATCTTGTAATTTCTCCTTGGCGGAGTCTGCTAGTTGGGCTGCCCACGCAGGATCTAGATCTAAAGTATGTTCTTTCTTGAATTCAAACGCTAATTGCCAATCTTCTGCAGACAATTTAGCATCAGTCATTGTAGACTCTTCAAATGTAAATGTCCATGGCATATTCACATTTGAAGGGATATCTTCTAGCGTAGATAGATTAAATGTTTCACGCGCGCAAATTTCATCATCTTTGTTTAATAGTAATAGAGTAATTGTTTCGAATGAAATAGGTTGCGATACACTATTGCGAATGAACGTCGTAATATAATAAGTATTATCACGTCGTTCTGCCTCGATACCGGCCAATGAAATTTGATTTTCTTGTAAGCTAGGTAACGACTTATGTAAAAATTGATAAATATATTTTTGCTCTTGTACAACCTCACCCCATGAAGGATGGAAGTAAAGTGTAGGTTTTACATTTTTACTTTTTAGTGGAGCTTCTTCTCCGCCCAATAGTTGAGAACTAGAAACGACAGTGTCCTTTCCTTTTTTCTTTGCTCTTTTTAAAAACGATAACATGTAATTCACCTCATTATACATTTTGTGGAATTTTTAAATATCGTGCAATATATAAAACCATTTCTTTCTCGAAATGACTGTATGTTTGTAAGAAAATTTCAAAGCCTTCCTTTTGATAAAGACGTGTAGGGTCTTCTTGTTGGTATTGTCTTAATCCAATACCTTCTTTCAAATGTTGCATTGCGCTTAAATGATTTGTCCAACTTGAATCAAGGAAATGTAAACCGATTTGGCGAAATGCTTGCTGAGCCTCTATGTTGCTTTCTGTATTTTTAATACGCTCTATATAACCTGAAATAATATCTTTTAATAAGGCATGTAAATCTTCGATAGAATGGACGTTATTAGCTGATAATAATGGAACTTCCTCGTTTGGTAAAAGTTCTTTTAAATCTTCTGTTAAACTAGTGTAATCCCATTCTTCTGGAAGCATACCTTCTATTAAATAGTTTTTTGCAACTGCATCTACTGCATGTTCAATCATTGGAATGATAATTTCT
Encoded here:
- a CDS encoding accessory Sec system S-layer assembly protein, with protein sequence MLSFLKRAKKKGKDTVVSSSQLLGGEEAPLKSKNVKPTLYFHPSWGEVVQEQKYIYQFLHKSLPSLQENQISLAGIEAERRDNTYYITTFIRNSVSQPISFETITLLLLNKDDEICARETFNLSTLEDIPSNVNMPWTFTFEESTMTDAKLSAEDWQLAFEFKKEHTLDLDPAWAAQLADSAKEKLQDLIAGLTPPKENELNFLGLQARLAENNGLHTTILLRNGHNRNVTIEQLPLHISDATGNVIAKASFNLKNFEIKANSTKPWTFTFPTTVAAQQDIDLSTWTAFVPK